The Pseudomonas allokribbensis genome has a window encoding:
- a CDS encoding low specificity L-threonine aldolase produces MTDKSQQFASDNYSGICPEAWAAMEQANHGHQRAYGDDEWTARASDDFRKLFETDCEVFFAFNGTAANSLALSSLCQSYHSVICSETAHVETDECGAPEFFSNGSKLLIAGTENGKITPASIREVALKRQDIHYPKPRVVTLTQATEVGSVYTPEEVRAISDTCKELGLNLHMDGARFSNACAFLGCSPADLTWKAGVDVLCFGGTKNGMAVGEAILFFNHKLAEDFDYRCKQAGQLASKMRFLSAPWVGILENDAWLKYARHANHCAQLLVELVSDIPGVELMFPVQANGVFLQLSEPAIAALTARGWRFYTFIGKGGARFMCSWDTEEERVRELARDIREVMSA; encoded by the coding sequence ATGACCGACAAGAGCCAACAATTCGCCAGCGACAACTACTCCGGTATCTGCCCTGAAGCCTGGGCTGCCATGGAACAGGCCAACCACGGCCACCAGCGCGCCTATGGCGACGATGAGTGGACAGCACGCGCCTCGGATGATTTCCGCAAGCTGTTCGAGACCGACTGCGAAGTGTTCTTCGCCTTCAACGGCACCGCCGCCAACTCGCTGGCCCTGTCGTCGCTGTGCCAGAGTTATCACAGCGTGATCTGCTCGGAAACCGCCCACGTCGAAACCGACGAATGCGGCGCCCCGGAGTTCTTCTCCAACGGCTCGAAACTGCTGATCGCCGGCACCGAAAACGGCAAGATCACCCCGGCCTCGATCCGCGAAGTCGCCCTCAAGCGCCAGGACATCCACTACCCGAAACCACGCGTGGTGACCCTGACCCAGGCCACCGAAGTCGGCAGCGTCTATACCCCGGAAGAAGTCCGCGCCATCAGCGACACCTGCAAGGAACTGGGCCTGAACCTGCACATGGACGGCGCGCGTTTCTCCAACGCCTGCGCGTTCCTCGGCTGCTCGCCAGCGGACCTGACCTGGAAGGCCGGTGTCGACGTGCTGTGCTTCGGCGGAACGAAAAACGGCATGGCGGTGGGTGAAGCGATCCTGTTCTTCAACCACAAACTGGCCGAAGACTTCGACTACCGCTGCAAACAGGCCGGGCAACTGGCCTCGAAAATGCGCTTCCTGTCGGCCCCGTGGGTCGGCATCCTGGAAAACGACGCCTGGCTCAAATACGCCCGCCACGCCAACCACTGCGCGCAACTGCTGGTCGAACTGGTCAGCGACATCCCGGGCGTGGAACTGATGTTCCCGGTCCAGGCCAATGGCGTGTTCCTGCAACTTTCGGAACCGGCCATCGCCGCCCTGACCGCTCGCGGCTGGCGCTTCTACACCTTCATCGGCAAGGGCGGCGCCCGCTTCATGTGCTCGTGGGACACCGAAGAAGAACGCGTGCGTGAACTGGCGCGCGACATCCGCGAAGTCATGTCGGCCTGA
- a CDS encoding REP-associated tyrosine transposase, whose protein sequence is MGRSRYTITEPDKPHFLTCTLVEWLPLFVRPYLVDHLLNCWRYQQTHQELKLYGYVILENHLHFVAQAPDLSKCLSQFKSFTARQIIDDLQSKGAERALKRLRFSKRAHKDDRVYQMWQEGAHAEMVYSEEVMRQKLDYIHNNPVKRGYVELPEHWRYSSARNYAGLDGLIEVQRWY, encoded by the coding sequence ATGGGCCGAAGCCGCTACACCATCACCGAACCCGACAAGCCTCACTTCCTGACCTGCACGCTGGTGGAGTGGCTGCCACTGTTCGTCCGCCCTTACCTCGTCGACCACCTGCTCAACTGTTGGCGCTATCAACAAACCCATCAGGAGCTGAAGCTCTACGGCTATGTGATCCTGGAAAACCACCTGCACTTCGTCGCCCAGGCGCCCGACCTGAGCAAATGCCTGAGCCAGTTCAAATCCTTCACCGCCCGACAGATCATTGATGACCTGCAAAGCAAGGGTGCCGAAAGAGCATTGAAGCGCCTTCGCTTCAGCAAGCGGGCACACAAGGACGATCGGGTGTATCAGATGTGGCAGGAAGGCGCTCACGCAGAGATGGTCTATAGCGAAGAAGTCATGCGCCAGAAACTCGATTACATCCACAACAACCCGGTAAAGCGTGGTTATGTCGAGTTGCCGGAGCACTGGCGATATTCGAGTGCCCGAAATTATGCAGGACTGGACGGGTTGATCGAGGTTCAGCGCTGGTACTGA
- a CDS encoding SDR family oxidoreductase, protein MSLKGKTLFITGASRGIGREIALRAARDGANIVIAAKSAEPHAKLPGTIHSVAAEVEAAGGKALALQLDVRDEEAVRQALAQANEHFGGIDALVNNAGAIKLTGVQHIELKRFDLMHQINTRAVLLCGQAALPYLKKSSGHILNLSPPLNLASKWFAQYSPYTVTKYGMSMLTVGMSEEFANYGISVNSLWPQTMIATAAIEFQLGNRESFKHARTPAIMADAAHVILSSSGRRITGRLLIDEDILRESGVTEFDHYRFEPGTDAKLMTDLFVD, encoded by the coding sequence ATGTCGCTAAAAGGCAAAACCCTGTTCATCACCGGCGCCAGCCGTGGCATCGGGCGCGAGATTGCGCTACGGGCCGCGCGGGACGGGGCCAACATCGTGATCGCCGCCAAGAGCGCCGAACCGCATGCCAAGCTGCCCGGTACCATCCACAGCGTCGCAGCGGAAGTCGAAGCGGCCGGGGGCAAGGCTTTGGCGTTGCAACTGGATGTGCGTGATGAAGAGGCAGTGCGTCAGGCGCTGGCCCAGGCCAATGAACATTTCGGCGGGATCGATGCGCTGGTGAACAACGCCGGGGCGATCAAGTTGACCGGTGTTCAACACATCGAACTCAAGCGCTTCGACCTGATGCACCAGATCAACACCCGCGCGGTGTTGCTGTGCGGTCAGGCGGCCCTGCCCTATCTGAAGAAATCCTCCGGGCACATTCTCAACCTGTCACCACCGCTGAATCTGGCCAGCAAGTGGTTCGCGCAATACAGCCCCTACACCGTGACCAAGTACGGCATGAGCATGCTGACTGTCGGGATGAGCGAGGAATTTGCCAACTACGGCATCAGCGTCAATTCGCTGTGGCCGCAGACCATGATCGCCACGGCCGCGATCGAGTTTCAGTTGGGCAACCGCGAGTCGTTCAAGCATGCGCGCACGCCGGCGATCATGGCGGATGCGGCGCATGTGATTCTGAGTAGCAGCGGACGGCGGATTACCGGGCGGTTGTTGATTGATGAGGATATCTTGCGGGAGAGCGGCGTGACGGAGTTTGATCATTACCGCTTTGAGCCGGGGACTGATGCGAAGTTGATGACGGATTTGTTCGTCGATTGA
- the gbcB gene encoding glycine-betaine demethylase subunit GbcB, whose amino-acid sequence MSNSFLNPVTTQTWANGRHIVRCVKVIQETWDVRTFCFMADQPILFFFKPGQFVTLELEIDGQPIMRSYTISSSPSVPYSFSVTIKRVPGGKVSNWLHDTLHEGQELAVHGPVGLFNAIDFPSPKVLYLSGGVGITPCMSMARWFYDTNGNVDMTFIHSARSPKDIIYHRELEHMASRIDNFSLHLICEKHGLGEPWAGYRGYLNHKMLELMVPDFLEREVFCCGPTPYMTAVKRLLENAGYDMKRYHEESFGATPPEARADAVEQAEQAAEAPEVPAADLHLVEFTSSDKSIRVAPGETVHAAAAKVGLMIPKACGMGICGTCKVLKLGGEVEMDHNGGITEDDEAEGYILSCCSVPKGDVRIEY is encoded by the coding sequence ATGTCCAACAGCTTCCTGAATCCGGTCACCACTCAGACCTGGGCCAATGGCCGACACATTGTCCGTTGCGTCAAAGTCATCCAGGAAACCTGGGATGTGCGCACCTTCTGCTTCATGGCCGACCAGCCGATCCTGTTCTTCTTCAAGCCCGGGCAATTCGTGACCCTGGAGCTGGAAATCGACGGCCAGCCGATCATGCGTTCCTACACCATCTCCAGCTCGCCGTCGGTGCCGTACAGCTTTTCGGTGACCATCAAGCGCGTACCGGGGGGCAAGGTGTCCAACTGGCTGCACGACACGCTGCATGAAGGCCAGGAGCTGGCGGTACACGGGCCGGTCGGGTTGTTCAACGCCATCGACTTTCCGAGCCCGAAAGTGCTGTACCTCAGCGGCGGTGTCGGCATCACGCCATGCATGTCCATGGCGCGCTGGTTCTACGACACCAACGGCAACGTCGACATGACGTTCATCCACAGCGCCCGCTCACCGAAAGACATCATTTACCACCGCGAGCTGGAACACATGGCGTCGCGGATCGACAACTTCAGCCTGCACCTGATCTGCGAGAAGCATGGCCTGGGCGAGCCGTGGGCCGGCTATCGCGGCTACCTCAACCACAAGATGCTGGAACTGATGGTGCCGGACTTCCTCGAGCGCGAAGTCTTCTGCTGCGGCCCGACGCCGTACATGACGGCGGTCAAGCGCCTGCTGGAAAACGCCGGCTACGACATGAAGCGCTATCACGAGGAATCCTTCGGCGCCACGCCACCGGAAGCCCGCGCCGATGCAGTGGAACAGGCCGAACAGGCAGCGGAAGCGCCGGAAGTGCCGGCGGCGGATCTGCATCTGGTGGAGTTCACCTCTTCGGACAAGAGCATTCGCGTGGCACCGGGTGAGACTGTGCATGCGGCGGCTGCCAAGGTTGGGCTGATGATCCCGAAAGCCTGCGGGATGGGGATCTGCGGGACGTGCAAGGTGCTCAAGCTGGGCGGCGAGGTGGAGATGGATCACAACGGCGGGATCACCGAGGACGACGAGGCGGAGGGGTACATTCTTTCTTGCTGCAGTGTGCCGAAGGGGGATGTGCGGATCGAGTACTGA
- the gbcA gene encoding glycine-betaine demethylase subunit GbcA, with protein MDTAKISLGDPLEPARKATAQMLQERERTFSLPQPFYSDERLFDIDMQEIFQKEWLIAGMTCEIPAKGNYLTLQIGKNPIIVIRGAEGVVHAFHNVCRHRGSRLCTSDKGKVAKLVCHYHQWTYELDGRLLFAGTEMGADFDMNQYGLKPVNVKTAGGYIFISLAENPPAIDDFLSTLNHYMEPYDMENTKVAITTTLMEKANWKLVLENNRECYHCNASHPELLKTLLEWDDVTDPRADQAFKDHVADSAAAWEAEKIPYAHASFGLRNRIVRMPLLKGTVSMTLDGKQGCAKLMGRIKNPDLGSMRILHLPHSWNHCMGDHIIVFTVWPISAQETMVTTKWLVHKDAVEGVDYDVERMRQVWDATNDQDRRLAEENQRGINSTAYQPGPYSKTYEFGVVNFVDWYSERLLSNLGAEPAPYLKGVPVQG; from the coding sequence ATGGACACCGCAAAAATCAGCCTGGGCGACCCGCTGGAACCCGCACGCAAGGCCACCGCACAAATGCTGCAAGAGCGCGAGCGCACCTTCTCGCTGCCGCAACCGTTCTACAGTGACGAGCGCCTGTTCGATATCGACATGCAGGAGATCTTCCAGAAAGAGTGGTTGATCGCCGGCATGACCTGCGAGATCCCGGCCAAGGGCAACTACCTGACGCTGCAGATCGGCAAGAACCCGATCATCGTGATCCGTGGCGCCGAAGGCGTGGTGCACGCGTTCCACAACGTCTGCCGCCACCGTGGCTCACGCCTGTGCACCAGCGACAAGGGCAAGGTCGCCAAACTGGTCTGCCACTACCACCAGTGGACGTATGAGCTGGACGGCCGCCTGCTGTTCGCCGGCACCGAGATGGGCGCCGACTTCGACATGAACCAGTACGGCCTCAAACCGGTGAACGTGAAGACCGCCGGCGGCTACATCTTCATCAGCCTGGCGGAGAACCCGCCGGCCATCGATGACTTCCTGTCGACGCTGAACCACTACATGGAACCGTACGACATGGAGAACACCAAGGTGGCGATTACCACCACCTTGATGGAAAAGGCCAACTGGAAACTGGTGCTGGAAAACAACCGCGAGTGCTACCACTGCAACGCGTCGCACCCGGAACTGCTGAAAACCCTGCTGGAGTGGGACGACGTCACCGACCCGCGCGCCGACCAGGCGTTCAAGGATCACGTCGCCGACTCCGCTGCGGCCTGGGAAGCCGAGAAGATCCCTTACGCCCACGCCAGCTTCGGCCTGCGCAACCGCATCGTGCGCATGCCGCTGCTTAAAGGCACCGTGTCGATGACCCTGGACGGTAAACAGGGCTGCGCCAAGCTGATGGGCCGGATCAAGAACCCGGACCTGGGCTCGATGCGCATCCTGCACCTGCCGCACTCGTGGAACCACTGCATGGGCGACCACATCATCGTCTTCACCGTGTGGCCGATCAGCGCCCAGGAAACCATGGTCACCACCAAATGGCTGGTGCACAAGGATGCCGTCGAAGGCGTGGATTACGACGTCGAACGCATGCGCCAGGTGTGGGACGCGACCAACGATCAGGACCGTCGTCTGGCCGAAGAGAACCAGCGCGGGATCAACTCCACCGCCTACCAGCCTGGGCCGTACTCCAAGACTTATGAATTTGGCGTGGTCAACTTCGTCGACTGGTACAGCGAGCGGTTGTTGAGCAACCTCGGGGCCGAGCCTGCGCCGTATCTCAAAGGTGTTCCGGTTCAGGGTTGA
- a CDS encoding metallophosphoesterase family protein yields the protein MSAVGHLKHEYDKVKLRLHGLFTRVEMAWMKLISELEPEEFQAIIKLLQRGHDQAQYVLKHGELPDDVPAVPWELSHGLSILRIGNATPLPQSPDQLQTTVLKDGTLLGCRKWELLDLLWSEALLKWIENLRHHATFGTDPALVTMEREVTLAIAGDWGTGPFNSHAPAVSVANQMQLANADFTIHLGDVYYAGTHSQEDTDMAGWPMGTHGSFTLNSNHEMYSGAHGYFKELATRFPGQQGTSYFALINDDWLIVGLDTAYASDVMNLYMDGTLNKPQIEWMKSLPKRKKLMVLSHHQGFDITGHNKTALYQPVCDALGREPDYWYWGHLHNGIVYATQGGLHARCAGHGAIPYGTTSELNGHSGVLFSETQDAKDPDYPLRVLNGYAKIRLVGEEIFEEFIGEDGSVRWSSK from the coding sequence ATGTCGGCAGTCGGTCATCTGAAGCATGAATACGACAAGGTCAAACTGCGTCTGCACGGCCTGTTTACCCGGGTGGAAATGGCCTGGATGAAGCTCATCAGCGAACTGGAACCCGAGGAGTTCCAGGCCATCATCAAATTGCTCCAGCGCGGTCACGATCAGGCGCAGTACGTGCTCAAGCACGGCGAGTTGCCGGACGACGTGCCGGCCGTGCCGTGGGAGTTGTCCCACGGTCTGTCGATCCTGCGCATCGGCAACGCGACGCCGTTGCCGCAATCACCCGATCAACTACAGACCACGGTGCTCAAGGACGGCACGCTGCTGGGGTGTCGCAAGTGGGAGCTGCTGGATCTGCTGTGGAGCGAGGCGCTGCTCAAATGGATCGAAAACCTGCGCCATCACGCGACCTTCGGCACCGATCCTGCGCTGGTGACAATGGAGCGCGAAGTGACGCTGGCGATTGCCGGCGACTGGGGCACCGGGCCGTTCAACAGTCATGCGCCAGCGGTGTCGGTGGCCAACCAGATGCAACTGGCCAACGCCGACTTCACCATTCATCTGGGGGATGTCTATTACGCCGGTACCCATTCCCAGGAAGACACCGACATGGCCGGCTGGCCGATGGGCACCCACGGTTCGTTCACCCTCAATTCCAACCACGAGATGTACAGCGGCGCCCACGGTTACTTCAAGGAACTGGCCACGCGTTTTCCGGGGCAGCAGGGCACCAGCTACTTTGCCCTGATCAACGACGACTGGCTGATTGTCGGGCTGGACACGGCGTACGCCTCGGATGTCATGAACCTGTACATGGACGGCACCCTGAACAAGCCGCAGATCGAGTGGATGAAAAGTCTGCCGAAACGCAAAAAGCTCATGGTGCTCAGTCACCATCAAGGCTTCGACATCACCGGGCACAACAAGACCGCGCTGTATCAACCGGTGTGCGATGCACTGGGGCGCGAGCCGGATTACTGGTATTGGGGGCACCTGCACAACGGTATCGTCTACGCGACCCAGGGCGGGTTGCATGCGCGCTGCGCCGGGCACGGGGCGATTCCCTACGGCACCACAAGTGAACTGAACGGGCATTCGGGGGTGCTGTTTTCGGAGACGCAGGATGCGAAGGATCCGGACTATCCGCTACGGGTGTTGAATGGCTACGCGAAGATCAGGCTGGTGGGGGAGGAGATTTTCGAGGAGTTTATTGGCGAGGATGGATCGGTGAGGTGGTCATCGAAGTGA